GCACGAGACCCTTGCCGAAGCTCGGGCGGCCTACGACCACGCCGCGGTCCCAGTCCTGCACGGCCCCTGCGACGATCTCCGAAGCCGAAGCCGACGATTCGTCGATCAGCACCACGAGACGTCCCTTGAGGTCCTCGCCGTTGGTCTGGGTGCGGAACGACGACGCCGGAACGGCGCGCCCCTCGGTCGAGACGATCACCGCGCCGCGCGGCAGGAAGAATCCCGCCATCCCGATCGCCTGCTCCAGCAGGCCGCCGCCGTTGCCCCGCAGGTCGAGGATCAGCCCTTCGGGCCGTCCCAGCTTGCGGTAGGCCTCGGTGAATTCGTCCATCGTGGTGCGGCCGAAGCGGTTGACCTTGATATAGCCGATGCCCTCGCCGGCCAGATAGGAGGCGTCGACGGTGTTCAGGGGGATTTTGTCGCGGACGATCACGAAATGAAGCCGTCCGGGCGTGCCGTGGCGCACGACGTCGATTCCGACCTTCGTGCCGGTCTTGCCCCGCAGGTGTTTGGGCACGTCCGTGCGGCTCATCCCCACGGCGTCGAGCGTATCAATGCGCACGATGCGGTCGTTGGCCCTGACGCCGACCCGTTCGGCTGGTCCCCCGGCGATGGTGTTCACCACGATCACCGTGTCGCGCAGGACGTTGAACTCCACGCCGATGCCGCTGAATTCCCCGTCGAAACTCTCCTGCACGCCCTTCATCTCCTCGGCGCCGATGTAGGCCGAGTGGGGGTCCAGCTCTTCGAGCATGCCCGTGATGGCGCCCTCGACGACGGGTTTCATCTCCACCTCGTCGACGTAAAGACCCGAAAGATAACGGAAAACCTGCGCGAGTTTCTGGAACTGGCGCGCATCGTCCTCGTTCTGCGCCGCGAGGGGCAGGACGGAGAGGGTAGCGAGTATGACGAATAATCGGCGCATGATTCGATTCAAAATTCACAATTCATAATTCACAATCCGACTTTGCGGCAAAAGCCCGCAGGTCGGCTTCCGCAACCCTGCAATCCCGAATTCTCGATTATGAATTGCAGATTTCGGTTGCCAGCTTGTCTAACGAAACCTGCCGCTGTTCACCCGTGCGCATATCCTTTACGGTTGCGGCCCCGGCCTCCAGCTCCTGCGACCCCACGATCACCACATAGGGGATGCCGCGGCGGTTGGCGTACTCCATCTGCTTCTTCATCTTGCCCGCCTCGGGGTAGATTTCGGCGGCGATTTCACGCCCGCGCAGCTGACGCAGCAGCGGCAGCACGGCGGCCTCCTCCTCCGCGCCGAGGTTCACGAACAGCACGCGGGTCGAACTGTTGACCTCCTCGGGGAAGAGCGAAAGTCCCGTCATCACGTCGTAAATGCGGTCCGCACCGAACGAAATGCCCACGCCCGACATATTGGGCATACCGAAAATTCCCGTCAGGTCGTCGTAACGGCCGCCGCCGCAGATCGAGCCGATGGCGAAATCGAGGGCCTTGACCTCGAAGATCGCTCCGGTGTAGTAGTTCAAACCGCGTGCCAGCGAGAGGTCCAGCTCCACCGTGAGGCCGATGCCCAGCCGCCCGACATAGCCGAAGACGGTCTCCATCTCTTCGATGCCCTTCATGCCCGTCTCCGAAACAGCGAGCACTTCTTTCAGCTGGTTGAGCTTCTGTGCATTGTCGCCGCTCAACTCAAGTATCGGTTGAAGTTTGTCGACCGCCTCCCGATCCAGGCCGCGCTCCATCAGTTCGGCCTTCACGTTGTCCAGTCCGATCTTTTCCAGCTTGTCGATGGCGATGGTGATGTCCATCATCTTGTCGGCATGGCCGATGGCTTCGGCGATGCCGAACAGGATCTTGCGGTTGTTCATCTTCAGCGCCACGCGGATGCCGAGGGCCTTGAACACCCGTTCGACGATCTCGACCAATTCGACCTCGCACAGCAGCGAGCGCGTGCCGATCACGTCGACATCGCACTGGTAGAATTCGCGATAGCGGCCTTTCTGCGGCCGGTCGGCGCGCCACACGGGCTGAATCTGGTAGCGTTTGAAGGGAAACGTCAGTTCGCCCTGGTGCTGCACGACGTAACGCGCGAAAGGCACCGTAAGGTCGTAACGAAGTCCTTTTTCACAGATTTTCGACGCGCTGCGCACCTCCTCGTCCGACAGTCCGGCGGCGTAGTCGCCCGAATTGAGAATCTTGAACAGGAGCTTGTCGCCCTCGTCGCCGTACTTGCCCAGCAAGGTCGAGAGGTTCT
This Alistipes shahii WAL 8301 DNA region includes the following protein-coding sequences:
- a CDS encoding S41 family peptidase, translating into MRRLFVILATLSVLPLAAQNEDDARQFQKLAQVFRYLSGLYVDEVEMKPVVEGAITGMLEELDPHSAYIGAEEMKGVQESFDGEFSGIGVEFNVLRDTVIVVNTIAGGPAERVGVRANDRIVRIDTLDAVGMSRTDVPKHLRGKTGTKVGIDVVRHGTPGRLHFVIVRDKIPLNTVDASYLAGEGIGYIKVNRFGRTTMDEFTEAYRKLGRPEGLILDLRGNGGGLLEQAIGMAGFFLPRGAVIVSTEGRAVPASSFRTQTNGEDLKGRLVVLIDESSASASEIVAGAVQDWDRGVVVGRPSFGKGLVQRQIGLSDGSAVRITVARYHTPSGRVIQRPYEKGKRREYYLDHLRRYDDAARDSLDAAAPAYRTLRTGRTVYGGGGIRPDILVEADTAGFSNYYGELIRRGIVADFVGDWLDGSRDSLSRRYASFEAFDAGYTPSDEVLERLTALGESRGVKFDAEGFAVSEPLVRMQLKALAAQRLFGTGAYFRIINPAASPAYARAVAILEDWDKSGQPVLEP
- the hisS gene encoding histidine--tRNA ligase, with product MQKPSIPKGTRDFSPAEMMRRQYIFDTIRRVFRAYGFAPLETPSMENLSTLLGKYGDEGDKLLFKILNSGDYAAGLSDEEVRSASKICEKGLRYDLTVPFARYVVQHQGELTFPFKRYQIQPVWRADRPQKGRYREFYQCDVDVIGTRSLLCEVELVEIVERVFKALGIRVALKMNNRKILFGIAEAIGHADKMMDITIAIDKLEKIGLDNVKAELMERGLDREAVDKLQPILELSGDNAQKLNQLKEVLAVSETGMKGIEEMETVFGYVGRLGIGLTVELDLSLARGLNYYTGAIFEVKALDFAIGSICGGGRYDDLTGIFGMPNMSGVGISFGADRIYDVMTGLSLFPEEVNSSTRVLFVNLGAEEEAAVLPLLRQLRGREIAAEIYPEAGKMKKQMEYANRRGIPYVVIVGSQELEAGAATVKDMRTGEQRQVSLDKLATEICNS